Proteins encoded together in one Xyrauchen texanus isolate HMW12.3.18 chromosome 50, RBS_HiC_50CHRs, whole genome shotgun sequence window:
- the si:ch211-196c10.15 gene encoding uncharacterized protein si:ch211-196c10.15 → MLSFTTKHKDVTEDVMEVVKAGDIHTYTNSDGGIVHLPESAPCTPVAKKGKVEPTLSELQDNIVRLVAEKIKENADNLAGLIKKNADTIETLKESSEFLFKEVQDMKTEIKTVKIASDDHQKRITGLEDRVNEMERYHRRWNLRLYGLPEQEGEDVKQRVIDICKAVIQDPEEDLRSQIDVSHRIGRREDGKTRPVITRFALRSAKEKVWKCAKNSEFLKIKKLKFGEDLTTKDKETRTKLWPQIEEARKQGRRAFFVGARAIIEGH, encoded by the exons ATGCTTTCATTCACCACTAAGCACAAAGATGTGACTGAGGATGTTATGGAAGTTGTCAAAGCAGGTGATATACACACCTACACTAATTCCGACGGAGGAATTGTCCATCTTCCTGAGTCAGCTCCGTGCACTCCAGTCGCAAAGAAAGGTAAAGTTGAACCTACACTCTCCGAACTGCAAGATAACATCGTGAGGCTTGTagctgaaaaaataaaagaaaacgcGGACAATCTTGCAGGCCTGATAAAGAAAAATGCGGACACCATCGAAACGTTAAAGGAATCATCGGAGTTTCTCTTCAAGGAAGTTCAAGAtatgaaaacagaaataaaaacggTTAAAATTGCAAGCGATGACCATCAGAAGAGAATTACAGGCCTGGAAGACAGAGTGAATGAAATGGAACGCTATCACAGAAGATGGAACTTGAGGCTGTATGGCTTGCCAGAGCAGGAAGGAGAAGACGTTAAACAGCGTGTGATTGACATCTGTAAGGCAGTCATTCAAGACCCTGAAGAGGATCTCCGCTCCCAAATTGATGTGAGCCATAGGATCGGGAGGAGAGAGGATGGTAAAACTCGACCGGTGATTacaagatttgcattaagatCGGCCAAAGAAAAGGTTTGGAAATGCGCGAAGAATTCGGAATTCCTCAAAATAAAGAAGTTAAAATTCGGTGAAGATTTGACCACGAAAGACAAAGAGACTCGCACTAAACTGTGGCCACAGATTGAAGAGGCGCGGAAGCAAGGGAGAAGAGCCTTCTTCGTCGGAGCCAGAGCCATCATTGAgg GCCATTAA